One window from the genome of Actinoplanes teichomyceticus ATCC 31121 encodes:
- a CDS encoding GNAT family N-acetyltransferase, whose translation MDIPLRPVRHRDVPALTALLGQLGYPTTETSVRERLDLWLDEPCSWLIGADDDGALVGVAALHVLPLLERTGRMGRLVALVVDQRYRGRGVGRSLVTAAEEQARAAGCVKMEVTSSRTRTRTHEFYKLLGYEDICSSSARFVKPFTTG comes from the coding sequence ATGGATATACCGCTTCGCCCGGTTCGGCACCGGGACGTGCCGGCGCTCACCGCCCTGCTGGGCCAGCTGGGCTATCCGACCACCGAGACATCGGTGCGGGAACGGCTCGACCTCTGGCTGGACGAGCCGTGCAGCTGGCTCATCGGCGCCGACGACGACGGCGCCCTGGTCGGCGTCGCGGCGCTGCACGTGCTGCCCCTGCTGGAGCGGACCGGGCGGATGGGCCGGCTGGTCGCCCTGGTGGTCGACCAGCGCTACCGCGGCCGCGGTGTGGGCCGGTCGCTGGTCACCGCCGCCGAGGAGCAGGCCCGGGCGGCCGGCTGCGTGAAGATGGAGGTGACCAGCAGCCGCACCCGCACCCGGACCCACGAGTTCTACAAGCTGCTCGGCTACGAGGACATCTGCTCCTCGTCGGCCCGCTTCGTCAAACCCTTCACCACCGGCTGA
- a CDS encoding TetR family transcriptional regulator, protein MAGLRERKKAETRAALGWAAIHLTAQRGYDNVRVEDIAEAAGVSPRTFNNYFSSKAEAIASRHLDRSLRTAAALRERPAEEPLWTALRNAALQQFTPGPEVEAMPSPAHAQWVTGVRAMLAEPALQGERLRATAIAEAELAAAVAERTGTDPATDMYPRLVAAAASAAITVAMQHYLDSADPPTPIERLITDAFTQVAAGLPTPAR, encoded by the coding sequence ATGGCGGGGCTACGGGAACGCAAGAAGGCCGAGACGCGGGCGGCGCTCGGCTGGGCCGCGATCCACCTCACCGCGCAGCGCGGCTACGACAACGTCCGCGTCGAAGACATCGCCGAGGCGGCCGGTGTCTCCCCGCGTACCTTCAACAACTACTTCTCCAGCAAGGCCGAGGCGATCGCCTCCCGCCACCTCGACCGCAGCCTGCGCACCGCCGCCGCGCTGCGCGAGCGCCCCGCCGAAGAGCCACTCTGGACGGCGTTGCGCAACGCCGCGCTGCAGCAGTTCACGCCCGGCCCCGAGGTCGAGGCGATGCCCTCTCCCGCACACGCCCAGTGGGTGACCGGCGTGCGCGCCATGCTCGCCGAGCCCGCGCTGCAGGGTGAGCGGCTGCGCGCCACCGCGATCGCCGAGGCCGAGCTGGCCGCCGCGGTCGCCGAGCGCACCGGCACCGACCCGGCCACCGACATGTATCCGCGGCTCGTCGCGGCCGCCGCCAGCGCCGCGATCACCGTGGCCATGCAGCACTATCTCGACAGCGCCGACCCGCCCACCCCGATCGAGCGGCTCATCACCGACGCCTTCACCCAGGTCGCCGCCGGC
- a CDS encoding ArsR/SmtB family transcription factor, with amino-acid sequence MRARDNVAHASDLQKHPSGDNVDAAAIEAATTVLAMLADPTRLRLLAHLRAGERDVTALTAALGSARPAVSQHLGKLRLAGLVRVRREGRRQVYALSGPHVARLIAEVLHAATRR; translated from the coding sequence ATGCGCGCACGCGACAACGTTGCACATGCCAGTGACCTGCAGAAACACCCTTCCGGCGACAACGTGGACGCCGCAGCGATCGAGGCTGCCACGACCGTGCTCGCGATGCTCGCCGACCCCACCCGGCTGCGGCTGCTGGCCCACCTGCGCGCCGGCGAGCGGGACGTCACCGCGCTGACCGCCGCCCTCGGCTCGGCCCGCCCGGCGGTCTCGCAGCACCTGGGCAAGCTGCGGCTGGCCGGCCTGGTGCGGGTCCGCCGCGAGGGCCGCCGCCAGGTGTACGCCCTGTCCGGCCCGCACGTCGCCCGCCTGATCGCCGAGGTGCTGCACGCCGCCACCCGGCGCTGA
- a CDS encoding cation diffusion facilitator family transporter: MTAHQHGHAAGQHHGPAWWRRLTPHSHDAADKVDPALESSRAGIRALWISLGALGLTAAAQAAVVALSGSVALLGDTLHNVADALTAVPLGIAFWLGRRAATRAYTYGFGRAEDLAGIVIVLVIAASAAASAFVAVRRLVEPQAMSHLPWVAAAGLIGFAGNELVARYRIAVGRRIGSAALVADGLHARTDGFASLAVVLAAAGAGLGWRWADPVVGLLITAAILVVLKDAAREVYRRLMDRVDPELVDRAERQLRLIPGVREVSGLRMRWVGHRLHAEAAVVVDAHLSLIAAHEIAADAEHQLTRHVPRLCEATVHVDPDTHPGAEHHLRISHARMAV, from the coding sequence ATGACCGCACACCAGCACGGCCACGCGGCCGGGCAGCACCACGGACCGGCCTGGTGGCGCCGGCTCACACCGCACTCGCACGACGCCGCCGACAAGGTCGATCCGGCGCTGGAATCGTCACGCGCCGGGATCCGCGCACTGTGGATCTCGCTGGGCGCGCTCGGGCTGACCGCCGCGGCGCAGGCCGCCGTCGTCGCGCTCTCCGGCTCCGTGGCGCTGCTCGGCGACACCCTGCACAACGTCGCGGACGCGCTCACCGCCGTACCGCTGGGCATCGCCTTCTGGCTCGGGCGGCGGGCCGCGACCCGGGCGTACACCTATGGTTTCGGCCGCGCCGAGGACCTCGCCGGGATCGTGATCGTGCTGGTGATCGCCGCGTCGGCGGCGGCGTCGGCGTTCGTCGCCGTGCGGCGGCTGGTCGAGCCGCAGGCGATGAGCCACCTGCCGTGGGTCGCGGCGGCGGGCCTGATCGGCTTCGCCGGCAACGAGCTGGTCGCCCGCTACCGGATCGCGGTGGGCCGGCGGATCGGCTCGGCCGCCCTGGTCGCCGACGGACTGCACGCGCGCACCGACGGGTTCGCCTCGCTCGCGGTGGTGCTCGCCGCGGCCGGCGCCGGGCTCGGCTGGCGATGGGCCGACCCGGTCGTCGGCCTGCTGATCACCGCGGCGATCCTGGTCGTGCTCAAGGACGCGGCGCGGGAGGTCTACCGGCGGCTGATGGACCGGGTCGACCCGGAGCTGGTGGACCGGGCCGAACGGCAGCTGCGGCTGATCCCGGGCGTGCGGGAGGTGTCCGGGCTGCGGATGCGCTGGGTCGGGCACCGGCTGCACGCCGAGGCCGCGGTGGTGGTCGACGCGCATCTGAGCCTGATCGCCGCGCACGAGATCGCCGCCGACGCCGAGCACCAGCTGACCCGCCACGTGCCGAGGCTGTGCGAGGCCACCGTGCACGTCGACCCGGACACCCATCCCGGCGCCGAGCATCATCTGCGGATCTCGCACGCCCGGATGGCCGTCTAG
- a CDS encoding macrolide family glycosyltransferase — MAHIAMVSIPAHGHVNPSLDIVRTLVARGHRVSYANDPSFAAVIAGTGAELKPYRSTLPSTEQEWTGDPIEQLTLFLDDAIAMLPQLHDAYTGDRPDLFLYDIAGAPARLLGERWGIPAIQLSSTFVAWDGYETEMAPAIEAMRADPRGAEYYRRFTDWLAANGSSVTDSIAFQGRPEHCLALIPRALQPHADRVDPAVYRFVGPALGDRCAQGSWTRPATADKVLLVSLGSAFTRHPDFYRRCISAFGALPGWHTVLQIGRHVDPAQLGAVPDSVEVHPWVPQLAILEQADAFLTHAGMGGSSEGLYCGTPMIAAPQAADQFANADQLAALGVARVVDSATVTAQQLRESLLQLTCDATVAARCAAIRQEVREQGGAARAADLVEAGLPAAARAGR, encoded by the coding sequence ATGGCCCACATCGCTATGGTCAGCATCCCGGCACACGGGCACGTCAACCCGAGCCTGGACATCGTGCGCACCCTCGTGGCCCGGGGCCACCGGGTCAGCTACGCCAACGACCCGTCGTTCGCCGCCGTCATCGCCGGCACCGGAGCCGAGCTCAAGCCGTACCGCTCGACGCTGCCCAGCACCGAGCAGGAGTGGACCGGTGACCCGATCGAGCAGCTGACGCTGTTCCTCGACGACGCGATCGCCATGCTCCCGCAGCTGCACGACGCCTACACCGGCGACCGGCCGGACCTGTTCCTCTACGACATCGCCGGCGCGCCGGCCCGGCTGCTGGGCGAGCGGTGGGGCATCCCCGCGATCCAGCTCTCCAGCACGTTCGTGGCCTGGGACGGGTACGAGACCGAGATGGCGCCGGCCATCGAGGCGATGCGCGCCGACCCGCGGGGAGCCGAGTACTACCGGCGGTTCACCGACTGGCTGGCAGCCAACGGATCCTCCGTGACCGACAGCATCGCCTTCCAGGGCCGGCCGGAACACTGCCTGGCCCTCATCCCCCGCGCCCTGCAGCCGCACGCGGACCGGGTGGATCCGGCCGTCTACCGCTTCGTCGGCCCGGCCCTGGGCGACCGCTGCGCGCAGGGCTCCTGGACGCGCCCCGCGACCGCCGACAAGGTGCTGCTGGTCTCGCTCGGGTCGGCCTTCACCCGGCATCCCGATTTCTACCGCCGCTGCATCAGCGCCTTCGGCGCGCTCCCCGGCTGGCACACCGTGCTGCAGATCGGCCGGCACGTCGACCCGGCGCAGCTCGGCGCCGTGCCGGACAGCGTCGAGGTGCACCCCTGGGTCCCCCAGCTGGCCATCCTGGAACAGGCGGACGCGTTCCTGACCCACGCCGGCATGGGCGGCAGCAGCGAGGGGCTGTACTGCGGCACCCCGATGATCGCCGCGCCGCAGGCCGCCGATCAGTTCGCCAACGCCGACCAGCTCGCCGCGCTCGGGGTGGCCCGCGTCGTCGACTCGGCCACCGTCACCGCGCAGCAGCTGCGTGAGTCGCTGCTGCAGCTCACCTGCGACGCCACCGTGGCGGCCCGGTGCGCCGCCATCCGGCAGGAGGTGCGTGAGCAGGGCGGCGCGGCCCGGGCGGCCGACCTCGTCGAGGCCGGCCTGCCCGCGGCGGCGCGCGCCGGCCGGTGA
- a CDS encoding TetR/AcrR family transcriptional regulator, whose product MPTPDPGRRNERARQAILRAALELLADSGYADLTVEAIAARAGVGKQTIYRWWRGKGAVILDALVESATAGAAALPDTGDLRADLRAVLRGTVAEFADPKLSATTRALTIETLSDDRLAEEVRDRLLRPQLAAVADRLRAARRAGQVRADVDLDQVVELLMGPVYHRWLLRTGPLTDDYADAVVELVLTAVAR is encoded by the coding sequence ATGCCCACTCCCGATCCCGGCCGCCGCAACGAACGTGCCCGCCAGGCCATCCTGCGAGCCGCGCTGGAGCTGCTGGCCGACAGCGGCTACGCGGACCTGACCGTCGAGGCCATCGCCGCCCGCGCCGGCGTGGGCAAACAGACCATCTACCGGTGGTGGCGCGGCAAGGGCGCGGTGATCCTGGACGCGCTGGTCGAGTCCGCGACCGCGGGCGCCGCCGCGCTGCCCGACACCGGTGACCTGCGCGCCGACCTGCGCGCCGTGCTGCGCGGCACGGTCGCCGAATTCGCCGACCCCAAGCTGTCGGCGACCACCCGGGCGCTGACCATCGAGACGCTCTCCGACGACCGGCTCGCCGAGGAGGTCCGCGACCGGCTGCTGCGACCACAGCTGGCCGCGGTCGCCGACCGGCTGCGCGCCGCCCGCCGGGCCGGGCAGGTGCGCGCCGACGTCGACCTCGACCAGGTGGTCGAGCTGCTGATGGGCCCGGTGTACCACCGGTGGCTGCTGCGCACCGGGCCGCTCACCGACGACTACGCCGACGCCGTCGTGGAACTCGTCCTGACCGCCGTCGCCCGCTGA
- a CDS encoding HIT family protein, translated as MTDWRADRIGSAVRGHNPTVLARMPGGFAVIGDTQFLPGYCLLLTADPAVERLSDLPRAARTAFLDSMDRLGEAVERACASLDPAFRRINLEILGNTDPYLHAHIWPRYEWEPPDLRRGPVWRYPPAQWTRAPLGPRHDPLRAAIARHLGPAAATGAGAGGPARGAGAGQPVVKGLTKRADEEQMSS; from the coding sequence ATGACCGACTGGCGCGCCGACCGGATCGGGTCGGCGGTGCGCGGGCACAACCCGACCGTGCTGGCCCGGATGCCGGGCGGGTTCGCGGTGATCGGGGACACCCAGTTCCTGCCCGGGTACTGCCTGCTGCTGACCGCCGATCCGGCCGTGGAACGGCTCAGCGACCTGCCCCGCGCGGCGCGGACGGCGTTCCTGGACAGCATGGACCGGCTCGGCGAGGCCGTCGAGCGCGCGTGCGCGTCGCTGGATCCGGCGTTCCGGCGGATCAACCTGGAGATCCTGGGCAACACCGACCCGTATCTGCACGCGCACATCTGGCCACGCTACGAGTGGGAGCCGCCCGATCTGCGGCGCGGCCCGGTGTGGCGCTACCCGCCGGCACAGTGGACGCGGGCGCCGCTGGGCCCGCGGCACGATCCGCTGCGCGCGGCCATCGCCCGGCATCTGGGGCCGGCCGCGGCGACGGGCGCCGGGGCCGGCGGTCCCGCGCGGGGAGCCGGGGCCGGTCAGCCGGTGGTGAAGGGTTTGACGAAGCGGGCCGACGAGGAGCAGATGTCCTCGTAG
- a CDS encoding DUF4037 domain-containing protein — protein MPIFRPGVELAGLFYHEAVRPLLGDRPHAAARIGPGSDVLGFDTVRSTDHDWGPRVELFLAEPGDLAERLRHTLPKRFRGWPTHFAPPGARVRSMADTDGPVEHYVTVAEPGAWLRERLGYDPAGEIDWLGTPWQRLAEITGGAVFHDPDGRLRAIRRRLSWYPPDVWTYVLGCQWARIGQEEAFVGRTAEIGDDPGSRMVTARLVRDLARLLLLQQRRWPPYQKWLSAAVRRDPAAAHLAAALSTGDAGSRAAALCAAYEEAGRRQNALRLGPPVDAARRPYFDRGYPVIGADRFAAALLGGRRPVGSIDQISDSTDVLTDPLICRAVSRAAHAAGPPG, from the coding sequence ATGCCCATTTTCCGTCCCGGCGTCGAACTGGCCGGCCTGTTCTACCACGAGGCGGTGCGCCCGCTGCTGGGCGACCGGCCGCACGCCGCCGCCCGGATCGGCCCGGGCAGCGACGTGCTCGGGTTCGACACCGTCCGGTCCACCGACCACGACTGGGGTCCGCGCGTCGAGCTGTTCCTGGCCGAGCCGGGCGACCTGGCCGAGCGGCTGCGGCACACGCTGCCGAAGCGTTTCCGGGGCTGGCCGACCCACTTCGCGCCGCCGGGCGCCCGGGTCCGGTCGATGGCCGACACCGACGGGCCGGTCGAGCACTACGTGACCGTCGCCGAGCCGGGCGCGTGGCTGCGCGAGCGGCTCGGCTACGACCCGGCCGGCGAGATCGACTGGCTGGGCACGCCGTGGCAGCGGCTCGCCGAGATCACCGGCGGCGCGGTGTTCCACGACCCGGACGGCCGGCTGCGCGCGATCCGCCGGCGGCTGTCCTGGTATCCGCCGGACGTGTGGACGTACGTGCTGGGCTGCCAGTGGGCGCGGATCGGCCAGGAGGAGGCGTTCGTCGGGCGTACCGCGGAGATCGGCGACGATCCCGGGTCGCGGATGGTGACCGCCCGCCTGGTCCGGGATCTGGCCCGGTTGCTGCTGCTGCAGCAGCGGCGGTGGCCGCCGTACCAGAAGTGGTTGTCGGCGGCGGTGCGCCGCGACCCGGCGGCGGCGCACCTGGCCGCGGCCCTGTCCACCGGCGACGCGGGCAGCCGGGCCGCGGCCCTGTGCGCGGCCTACGAGGAGGCCGGCCGCCGGCAGAACGCGTTGCGGCTGGGCCCGCCGGTCGACGCGGCGCGCCGGCCGTACTTCGACCGCGGTTACCCGGTGATCGGCGCGGACCGTTTCGCCGCGGCGCTGCTCGGTGGCCGCCGGCCGGTCGGGTCCATCGACCAGATCAGCGACAGCACCGACGTCCTGACCGATCCGCTGATCTGCCGGGCGGTGAGCCGGGCGGCGCACGCCGCGGGTCCGCCCGGGTGA